The sequence CTTCATTCGCTCACCGATCACGATACCCGATTGTACGACATCTACCAAGTTTCAATCGCCGACAAGAAATCGACGCGCATCACCAACGATCCCGACCGCGAACGTACTCCCGTCTGGGTACCCGGAGACTCTGCCTTTGTCTATGTTTCCGACCGCAGTGGGATTTTTAATCTCTACTATTACGATTTGCGCACACAGGAATCGAAAGCGCTCACGAATGTATTAACCGGAGTCTTCCAACCATCGGTATCTCAGCAAAAATCGATCTGTTTCGCCAGTTTCTTCGATGGCGGTTACGATATCTATCTCATGCCATCTCCATTGAATCCACCGCATTGGAAACAACCGGTAACGACTTCTTATCGGAAAACGAATCCAACCTATGACCCCGATCCAATTGCAACAGCATCGGTCGATTCGATAACCATTCGGGACAAGTTTGCTGCAAAGTTTGCCGATTATGTTTTCGACGATTTACGCCCCGGGAATAAGAAGAAGAAACCGGAACCGATAGATACGGTGCAAGTGGCGTCCGGTCCCGATACGATAACTGTGTACTCGACGAAGAAGTATCGGGTAAAGCTATCCCCCGATATGCTATTCGCTTCGGCGGGGTTCTCGAATTTGTCCGGTTTTCAGGGGATGGGACAATTCATGTTGTCCGATGTCCTCGGAAACCATGTCATATATCTCGCGACCGATTTATACTACGACATTGAAAACACCAACATCAACGGGATATACTACTATCTACCCTACCGCATCGATTACGGTGTTGGCGGATTCCATAACGTTTACTTTTTCGATTATGGGTGGACGCGCGACCGCAGTTACGGCGCTAATGTCGAAATGCAATATCCGATATCGAAATTTCTTCGGATCGATTTTTCGACCACGTTTATTAACATCAATCGTTCCCGTTACACACTCGATAAAGAGGATTACCAACAGATTGCTTCGCGGCATGTCCTATTACCCGGTATCGCGTTAGTCAAGGATAATTCGGTGTGGGGATATGCCGGGCCGGCGAATGGTGAGCGGTTCCGGTTATCTTTTTATTGGTCGCCCGATTTCGATAACAACGATCCATCGCAATACGGCACCAAGTGGGGCTTAGACTTCAAAACGGCAATGCTCGATTATCGTCGCTACTTCCGGTTGAATAAGGATTATGGCTTTGCTGTTCGTTCTACTGCCGGATTCTCCGATGGTAAATCGCCGCAGCGTTTCTTCTTGGGCGGCGAAGCTAATTCACTGAATCGCGGTGTCGCCAGTTCCGCCTTCGTGAACAATGTCAATGACGTCTTTTTCAGTACGATGGTGACACCACTGCGAGGTTCCGATTTGTATGAATCGGTTGGAACCCGGTATGCGTTGCTGAATACCGAGTTCCGCTATCCGCTAATTCGATTGTTGGCGCTCGGTTGGCCGATTCCAGCATTTTTCTACAATATTCGCGGCGCGAGTTTCGTCGATGTTGGTGGAACGTGGGATAATGACAACTTCCGCGGATCGTTGCCGGTTGAATCCGGTGCGGCGCGGCTGCACGACCTGAAGTTCGGTTTTGGCTTTGGCGCGCGCGCATCCTTGGGATTTGCTATCCTCAAGTATGACATCGCTTGGAAGAGTGATTGGATTGAAAACTCACTCCCCCAACATTACATCTCCCTTGGCACCGAATTCTAACCGTTGGACAAACCCTCTAACCTGACTACCCGTAGGACAGACACTCCTGTCTGTCCACCAACACCTTGTTACTGCTTGGGTAGGGGCGGACTCCCACGTCCGCCCGTTATTGGAGGTTAGGCACTCTCGCCTGATGTGTCTAAGTGAGGAATCTGCTGGAAGCGGGATTACGAAGCAATCTCATTGGGCGGGCGTTTCTATGCCGCTCATTCCTTATCCTTTTAACCCTTCACCTTAAAAGAACTAACTTCTGCGTTTTAACAAATTCCCCCGCTTGCATCTTTACAAAATAGGTTCCCGATGAGAGATTCATCCCATCGAAGGTAACTCGATAACTTCCGGTCTGTTGTTTCTGGTTTACAAGGGATGCGACTTCCCGACCGGTAAGATCAAAGAGTTTCAATTCTACATTACTTAGCAGAGGAAGTGTGTAAGAAATTGTCGTGGTGGAGTTAAAGGGGTTGGGGTAGTTCGGCTTAAGTGAATATTGAGTCGGAAAATTGTTTTCAGAATCGTCGACACCACTCAATGCCCCCGAACAATCGTAAATCCGTAAATGAGTACTTTCTCCCGAATACACAATACTTCCATTCACACAAACATTGGATACATACACACTATCCAAAAAACCAACTAACTGTGGTGAGGATGGATTCGCGATATTGAGAATTCGGAACGCGCTGCCGCCAAGAAAGGCATGGTTACCGGACAGAGTCACTGCGGAGATATTTTCAGCCGGTTCGTAATGTGTTACCAATTGGGGATGTGCTCGATTCGCAACTGAAATAATCCGTAAACCCAAACCGTAACTGGCAAGGTAAGCGTAATCACCAGATACCGCGAGGTCATTGTAATACGCACCTAACCCACCCTGTGTGTATTGTCCAACGAGAGTTGGTGTTTGCGGATTTGTACAATCTAAAACGAAGACACCTGAGATTGCACCCGTTATGTTTCCGAGTAAATAGGCATAGTTGTCGACAACACAGATGCGAGAAATGTAATTAAATGTAACACCGGAATTGATAACAGTTGGAGACTCGGGATCGGTGAGCGATGCGATGTAAAAATGCCACCCGACTGTGTAAAATATCTTGTCATCGGAAATAGCCAGCGCAGATGTCCAACTCTGTGTTTCTCTGGCAAAATACCGGACGAACCGCGGCGAAGCTGGTGTCGTTACGTCGACGATAGCAATCCCGGAATCGCCCGAAGCTACATAACAATAGTTCCCATATCGAGCAATTGCACTATTGTAATCGTTCATTGGTAGGAAGCTCGTCTCGTGCGGATTCGTAGGATTGGCAACGTCAGCAACTCGTAAACCAAACATTGTGTCGGTGTAGTACAAATTCACCCCATCGAAACACATTCCTGAGATATATCCTCCCGATGCGAACTGCGCTAACTCGACCGGAGCAGTTGGCGTATGACAATCGACGACCCGCACTCCGCCCACCCAATCGCAAACATACGCAATCGAATTTGATACGGCACATCGAGTCGCATGGCCCGGGGTGTCAAACGTACTAACAATCACCGGAGCGGTTGGGTTCGTTACATCGACCAGTTTTATACCTTGTCTGTTGTTGGAAACATAGGCCATCGAGCCAGCAATTTTCACATCTTGTACTCGATCATTGAAACTTACAATGTTAGCCAAACTCATCGCAGAAGGGTTTGAAACGTTATAGATACACATGAGCGAATCGTTACCAACGCTGTAGGCATAACTGTTGGCAACAGCACAGATCGGGTTGGGAGTATGTAACGGTATTGTACCCAGTAGTGTAGGTATAGTCGGATTCGCTAACGAAACAGCGTACAATGTCGATGTCGAAGAAAGATAGGCAATGTTGCCGGAGATGACGATACGTGTTACATCGGGATAATCGGTAACCAATGCAATGACAAGCGGTTCGGTAGGATTCGCTAAGTAAACAACTCGTAATACTCTTGACGAACCGGTAGCTTCAATTACACATAGGTAACTACCCATTTTTGCTATACTGAATACATTTTGAAAAGTAGGGATTCGTGCTATCCGCACTGGATTCATCGTATTCGAAATGTTTACAATATCGATTCCATACCCGTTGTATGAATTAGGTATGTATGCGGTTGTCCCTTCAACGATGAGATTACTTGAATAACAATAAGCATTGTAAATTCCCCGTTCGACCGGTGCGCTGGGATCAGCGATATTGTGGATACCCACAACACAACTGTCTTCGGTAACGAGTAATCGATTACCCGAAACCGTGACATCGTGGATTCCGTACATGGGAAATCGTCGGGAAGAGAGTTGCGTGATGCCGAAATTCGGCTGCGAAAGCGTTCCGATCAGTGGAAGAAGTGTTAGGATAACAAGAAGAAAACTACGGGTAAATCTCATGGTACTACCCTCCGGTGAAGGAAATCATGTCTGCTAATGAATAGTAGTCACATCAAGTAGATTCTACAATAGTCAAGCGTTTATGAATGTAAATTATTCATTAGAGCACACCCACAATGTCATTGCGAGCGCAGCGAAGAAATCTCATTGAGATTTCGTCATTTTAGTAGGAAACCGAGGGCTTTCGCCCCGCAAATAATAGCATTTCTGTTCTTACTTCACTATGACATCAATTGCTTGCGAAGGTGGTACTTCGATCCGCTGAACAGACAATTTCACCCCAGTTTGAATCCATAGAAGATAAACCCCATCCTCCACCCCTGTGAACGAAAATTCACCATTCAAATCGCATACTTCCGAATAACCATTCCACAACTGATGCTGATGACCCCACGGGATCAGCATAACTCGAACAGTATTTACTTTTTCAGAAAGCGATGCACTAATCCGCCCCCTCACAAATGGATAATCCAACGCATCCGGCAGCCAAACTCGTCCCATTCCAGTTACTGGATTCGGCGTATCCGCAAACTCAGCGGCATCGTACAACGCATTTTCCAATTGGTCGGCGCTCCAATCGGGATGCGCCTCCCAAAGTATCGCAATCGCACTTGTCAATAATGGCGCGGCAAACGAAGTGCCATCGGAACGTTCATACTGGTTGCGAGTACCCGGTTTTGCCACTAAAATGTTAACCCCGGGAGCGGCGAATTCCGGTTTTGCAAATCCATCGAAGGTCGGACCATGCCCGGAGAACGCTTCGCCACGACCGCTGCTGTCGGTAGCTCCCACTGCAAGTACACTGCGAAACGAGCCCGGTGCAGTAATCGAGCGTAACGCCTCCCCTTCGTTGCCTGCCGCTCCGACCAATAACACCCCTCGTCGCCGCGCTTCCTCAGCCGCTGCATGGGCTAATGTATGTCCGAGCGCATTGCCAGTCGAACT is a genomic window of bacterium containing:
- a CDS encoding T9SS type A sorting domain-containing protein yields the protein MRFTRSFLLVILTLLPLIGTLSQPNFGITQLSSRRFPMYGIHDVTVSGNRLLVTEDSCVVGIHNIADPSAPVERGIYNAYCYSSNLIVEGTTAYIPNSYNGYGIDIVNISNTMNPVRIARIPTFQNVFSIAKMGSYLCVIEATGSSRVLRVVYLANPTEPLVIALVTDYPDVTRIVISGNIAYLSSTSTLYAVSLANPTIPTLLGTIPLHTPNPICAVANSYAYSVGNDSLMCIYNVSNPSAMSLANIVSFNDRVQDVKIAGSMAYVSNNRQGIKLVDVTNPTAPVIVSTFDTPGHATRCAVSNSIAYVCDWVGGVRVVDCHTPTAPVELAQFASGGYISGMCFDGVNLYYTDTMFGLRVADVANPTNPHETSFLPMNDYNSAIARYGNYCYVASGDSGIAIVDVTTPASPRFVRYFARETQSWTSALAISDDKIFYTVGWHFYIASLTDPESPTVINSGVTFNYISRICVVDNYAYLLGNITGAISGVFVLDCTNPQTPTLVGQYTQGGLGAYYNDLAVSGDYAYLASYGLGLRIISVANRAHPQLVTHYEPAENISAVTLSGNHAFLGGSAFRILNIANPSSPQLVGFLDSVYVSNVCVNGSIVYSGESTHLRIYDCSGALSGVDDSENNFPTQYSLKPNYPNPFNSTTTISYTLPLLSNVELKLFDLTGREVASLVNQKQQTGSYRVTFDGMNLSSGTYFVKMQAGEFVKTQKLVLLR